The Caulobacter sp. FWC26 genome contains a region encoding:
- the bfr gene encoding bacterioferritin: MQGDPSIIRLLNAVLTNELTAVNQYFLHARMYDNWGFKRLGKITYDESIGEMKHADMLINRILFLEGLPNLQDLHKLKIGETVPECLNSDLQVELAGRETLIPGIIQCEQARDYVSRELLREILSDTEEHIDFLETQLSLVKSLGEANYLQSAMGELPA; encoded by the coding sequence ATGCAGGGCGATCCCAGCATCATCCGACTGCTCAACGCGGTGCTCACCAACGAGCTGACGGCGGTGAACCAGTACTTCCTGCACGCTCGGATGTACGACAACTGGGGCTTCAAGCGCCTGGGCAAGATCACCTATGACGAGTCGATCGGCGAGATGAAGCACGCCGACATGCTGATCAACCGCATCCTGTTCCTGGAGGGGCTTCCCAACCTTCAGGACCTTCACAAGCTGAAGATCGGTGAGACCGTGCCCGAGTGCCTGAACAGCGACCTGCAGGTCGAGCTGGCCGGCCGTGAGACCCTGATCCCCGGCATCATCCAGTGCGAGCAGGCGCGGGACTATGTCAGCCGCGAGCTGCTCCGCGAGATCCTCAGCGACACCGAGGAGCACATCGACTTCCTGGAAACCCAGCTGTCGTTGGTGAAGTCGCTGGGCGAGGCGAACTACCTTCAATCGGCGATGGGCGAGCTGCCGGCTTAA
- a CDS encoding bacterioferritin-associated ferredoxin: MYVCNCNGIREREVRAAIDAGATRPADIFRHKGCQAQCAKCVCEMRQMIQESREALAYAAE; encoded by the coding sequence TTGTACGTCTGCAACTGTAACGGCATCCGCGAGCGCGAAGTCCGCGCCGCCATCGACGCGGGCGCGACGCGGCCGGCCGATATCTTCCGCCACAAGGGCTGTCAGGCCCAGTGCGCCAAGTGCGTGTGCGAGATGCGGCAGATGATCCAGGAAAGCCGCGAAGCGCTGGCCTACGCCGCCGAGTAA
- the thiE gene encoding thiamine phosphate synthase: protein MTLDCRLYLITPPTLNDLAAFGRQLAQALDGGDVAALQIRLKDAPDAVVAAAVDALAPIAQARDVAVILNDRPDLAARLPVDGVHVGQSDMSCKDARKLMGDRMVGVTCHDSRHLAMEAAEAGADYVAFGAFFPTTTKDALTKAEPDILTIWQETMEIPCVAIGGITAANAAGLAQAGADFLAVSAGVWSYPEGPDAAVAALNAAIAEGLAARVAARK, encoded by the coding sequence ATGACGCTCGACTGCCGCCTCTATCTGATCACGCCGCCCACGCTGAATGACCTCGCCGCGTTTGGTCGCCAGCTGGCCCAGGCGCTTGACGGCGGCGACGTGGCCGCCCTGCAGATCCGCCTCAAGGACGCGCCCGACGCGGTGGTGGCCGCCGCCGTGGACGCACTCGCGCCGATCGCCCAGGCGCGCGACGTCGCCGTGATCCTCAACGACCGCCCTGATCTCGCCGCCCGGCTTCCGGTGGACGGCGTCCATGTCGGCCAGTCCGACATGTCGTGCAAGGACGCCCGCAAGCTGATGGGCGACCGCATGGTGGGCGTGACCTGCCACGACAGCCGCCATCTGGCGATGGAAGCAGCCGAGGCCGGCGCCGACTATGTCGCTTTCGGCGCCTTCTTCCCGACCACGACGAAGGACGCCCTCACCAAGGCCGAGCCGGACATCCTGACCATCTGGCAGGAGACGATGGAGATTCCTTGCGTGGCGATCGGCGGGATCACCGCCGCGAACGCCGCAGGTCTCGCCCAGGCGGGCGCGGACTTCCTGGCGGTGTCGGCCGGCGTCTGGTCTTACCCCGAAGGCCCGGACGCCGCCGTCGCCGCCCTGAACGCCGCCATCGCCGAGGGCCTTGCCGCCCGCGTGGCCGCCCGTAAGTAG
- a CDS encoding inositol monophosphatase family protein, with product MPTPSALLNVMIEAARKAARGLARDFGEVTELQVSKKGAADFVTNADIKAEQTLFELLTKARPGYGFLGEERGMVEGTDKTHTWIVDPLDGTTNFMHAIPHFAVNIALQREGEGIVAGVTYNPITNDLFWVEKGKGAFLGAEKRLRVAARRQLDEAVLATGVPFAGKPGHGQFLKELHQVSQKVAGVRRFGAASLDLAWVAAGRFDAFWERNLNSWDVAAGVLMIQESGGKITTIDENDHDVVQGKSILASNQDLHPQILERLRAA from the coding sequence GTGCCCACGCCCTCCGCCCTGCTCAACGTCATGATCGAAGCGGCTCGGAAGGCCGCCCGTGGCCTGGCTCGTGACTTCGGCGAAGTCACCGAACTGCAGGTCTCCAAGAAGGGCGCGGCGGATTTCGTCACCAACGCCGACATCAAGGCCGAACAGACCCTGTTCGAGCTGCTGACCAAGGCGCGTCCGGGCTACGGCTTCCTGGGCGAAGAGCGCGGCATGGTCGAAGGCACCGACAAGACCCACACTTGGATCGTCGACCCGCTGGACGGCACCACCAACTTCATGCACGCGATCCCGCACTTCGCGGTGAACATCGCCTTGCAGCGCGAGGGCGAAGGCATCGTCGCCGGCGTCACCTACAACCCCATCACCAACGATCTGTTCTGGGTCGAAAAGGGCAAGGGCGCCTTCCTCGGCGCCGAAAAACGCCTGCGCGTCGCCGCGCGTCGCCAGCTGGACGAAGCGGTCCTCGCCACCGGCGTGCCGTTCGCCGGCAAGCCGGGCCACGGCCAGTTCCTGAAAGAGCTGCATCAGGTCAGCCAGAAGGTCGCCGGCGTCCGTCGCTTCGGCGCGGCCTCGCTCGATCTGGCCTGGGTCGCCGCCGGTCGCTTCGACGCTTTCTGGGAGCGCAACCTCAACAGCTGGGATGTCGCGGCCGGCGTGCTGATGATCCAGGAGTCGGGCGGCAAGATCACCACGATCGACGAGAACGATCACGACGTGGTGCAGGGCAAGTCGATCCTGGCCAGCAATCAGGACCTCCACCCGCAGATCCTGGAACGCCTGCGGGCGGCTTAA
- a CDS encoding glycerophosphodiester phosphodiesterase, producing the protein MTLLTRRALTTAALAGTFLPGLARAQSKKPIVIGHRGCSGERPEHTALAYERAIEQGADFIEPDLVPTKDGHLVARHENEIGGTTDVASRPEFAARKATKTIDGEQVTGWFTEDFTLPELKTLRARERLPQLRPASAAFDGQAQILTFEEVSAIAQAGSKRTGRTIGVYPELKHPTYFAAIGLPTEDRLVAKLKAAGLNTATAPVFVQCFEVGPLKRLRAKTAARLVLLVDAEGGPADQPSVKYADLITAQGLKDVAVYADGLGPNWKLVVPNDGQALLPPTDLIRNAHAAGLAVHPWTVRAENAFLPGSLRRGDAAQPTFLAQHGDVEAVLKALYAAGVDGVFSDFPAAAVAARG; encoded by the coding sequence ATGACCCTGCTGACCCGTCGCGCCCTGACCACCGCCGCCCTCGCTGGCACGTTCCTGCCGGGCCTCGCCCGCGCCCAGAGCAAGAAACCGATCGTCATCGGCCACCGCGGCTGCAGCGGCGAGCGGCCCGAGCACACCGCCCTGGCCTACGAGCGCGCCATCGAGCAGGGCGCGGACTTCATCGAGCCGGATCTGGTTCCCACCAAGGATGGCCATCTGGTCGCCCGCCACGAGAACGAGATCGGCGGCACGACCGACGTCGCCAGTCGCCCCGAGTTCGCCGCGCGCAAGGCCACCAAGACGATCGACGGCGAGCAGGTCACCGGCTGGTTCACCGAAGACTTCACCCTCCCCGAGCTGAAGACCCTGCGGGCCCGCGAACGCCTGCCGCAGCTGCGGCCCGCCAGCGCAGCCTTTGACGGCCAGGCCCAGATCCTGACCTTCGAGGAAGTCTCGGCGATCGCCCAGGCGGGCTCCAAGCGCACCGGCCGCACGATCGGCGTCTATCCCGAACTGAAGCACCCCACCTACTTCGCCGCGATCGGTCTGCCGACCGAGGATCGCTTGGTGGCCAAGCTCAAGGCCGCCGGCCTCAACACCGCGACCGCGCCGGTCTTCGTGCAGTGCTTCGAGGTCGGGCCGCTCAAGCGTCTGCGCGCCAAGACCGCCGCGCGGCTGGTGCTGCTGGTCGACGCCGAAGGCGGGCCGGCGGATCAGCCGAGCGTCAAGTACGCCGACCTGATCACCGCGCAAGGACTGAAGGACGTCGCCGTCTATGCCGACGGCCTGGGCCCGAACTGGAAGCTCGTGGTCCCCAATGACGGCCAAGCGCTATTGCCGCCCACGGATCTGATCCGAAACGCCCACGCAGCGGGCCTGGCCGTGCATCCCTGGACGGTGCGGGCCGAGAATGCGTTCCTGCCGGGATCACTGCGCCGAGGCGACGCCGCCCAGCCGACCTTCCTGGCCCAGCATGGCGACGTGGAGGCGGTGCTCAAGGCGCTCTATGCGGCGGGGGTCGACGGCGTATTCAGCGACTTCCCGGCCGCCGCAGTCGCCGCGCGCGGCTGA
- a CDS encoding ABC transporter ATP-binding protein/permease, with translation MMTDANSGDQKVEGRPGAGAELVQGMAEAKARRPRRKDIRPLAHLLPFVIAHKGDGLAAGFFLLFSTAATLGLTYAFKNVIDHGFSKGQGAAINSAFIGLGAVALVLALATALRFFFITRLGERVVADLRRKLYGHTLSLDQPYFLKTRTGEVLSRLTTDVALVEQLVGASISIALRNILNLIGGLTAMAVVSPKLAGFIVLMVPVILAPMFLVGRRVRKLTVTAQDKFADAVGYAGESLDALETVQAFGRESASSTRFGAAVEDAYKASVRRITTRATMTAMVITLAFGGITLLLWTGARLVLAGEMTGGTLAQFAMLAVMAAGSIGALGEVWGDVQKASGAMDRISELLNAKPDIAAPPKPKTLPVPGHGEIAFENVVFAYPGRPDLPALNGFDLRVKPGETVALVGPSGAGKSTVLRLLLRFYDPQSGCILLDGVDLRDAEPAEVRARMALVAQDSPLFSGSAMDNIRFGRADATDEEVRAAAEAAQATGFLSALPEGFDTPVGERAKTLSGGQRQRLAIARALVREAPILLLDEATSALDAESEQLVQQALATAMEGRTTLVIAHRLATVLKADRIVVMEEGRVVEQGAHAELFAKGGLYARLARLQFGVEAA, from the coding sequence TTGATGACTGACGCGAACAGCGGCGACCAGAAGGTCGAAGGTCGCCCCGGCGCGGGGGCCGAGCTGGTCCAGGGCATGGCCGAGGCCAAGGCCCGCCGGCCGCGTCGCAAGGACATCCGTCCCCTGGCGCATCTGCTGCCGTTCGTCATCGCCCACAAGGGCGACGGGCTGGCCGCCGGCTTCTTCCTGCTGTTCTCGACGGCCGCCACGCTGGGCCTGACCTACGCTTTCAAGAACGTCATCGACCACGGATTCTCCAAGGGCCAGGGCGCGGCGATCAACAGCGCCTTTATCGGCCTGGGCGCGGTCGCCCTGGTGCTGGCCCTGGCGACGGCGCTGCGGTTCTTCTTCATCACCCGGCTGGGCGAGCGGGTGGTGGCCGATCTTCGGCGCAAGCTCTATGGCCACACGCTGAGCCTGGATCAGCCCTATTTCCTGAAGACACGCACGGGCGAGGTCCTGTCGCGCCTGACCACCGACGTGGCGCTGGTGGAGCAACTGGTCGGGGCGTCGATCTCGATCGCCCTGCGCAACATCCTCAACCTGATTGGTGGTCTCACCGCCATGGCGGTGGTCTCGCCAAAGCTGGCCGGCTTCATCGTGCTGATGGTGCCGGTGATCCTGGCCCCGATGTTTCTGGTGGGCCGCCGGGTGCGCAAGCTGACCGTCACTGCTCAGGACAAGTTCGCCGATGCGGTCGGCTATGCGGGCGAGAGCCTGGACGCGCTGGAGACCGTACAGGCGTTCGGGCGCGAGTCGGCCTCGTCGACGCGGTTCGGCGCGGCGGTCGAAGACGCCTACAAGGCTTCGGTCCGCCGGATCACCACTCGCGCCACCATGACCGCCATGGTCATCACCCTGGCGTTCGGCGGGATCACCCTGCTGTTGTGGACCGGCGCCCGTCTGGTGCTGGCCGGCGAGATGACCGGCGGCACCCTGGCCCAGTTCGCCATGCTGGCGGTGATGGCCGCCGGCTCGATCGGCGCGTTGGGCGAGGTGTGGGGCGACGTCCAGAAGGCCTCGGGCGCCATGGACCGCATCTCCGAACTGCTCAACGCCAAGCCCGACATCGCCGCTCCGCCGAAGCCAAAGACGCTGCCGGTTCCGGGCCACGGCGAGATCGCCTTCGAGAATGTGGTTTTCGCCTATCCGGGACGGCCCGATCTGCCCGCCCTGAACGGCTTCGATCTCCGCGTGAAGCCCGGTGAGACCGTGGCCCTGGTCGGCCCGTCAGGGGCGGGCAAGAGCACCGTCCTGCGGCTGCTGCTGCGCTTCTACGACCCCCAGAGCGGTTGCATCCTGCTGGACGGCGTGGATCTGCGCGACGCCGAACCCGCCGAGGTGCGCGCCCGCATGGCCCTGGTGGCCCAGGACTCGCCGCTGTTCTCGGGCTCGGCGATGGACAACATCCGCTTCGGCCGCGCTGACGCCACCGACGAAGAGGTCCGCGCCGCCGCCGAAGCGGCCCAGGCCACCGGCTTCCTGTCGGCCTTGCCCGAGGGTTTCGATACGCCCGTCGGCGAGCGCGCCAAGACCCTGTCGGGCGGCCAGCGGCAACGTCTGGCCATCGCCCGCGCCCTGGTCCGCGAGGCGCCGATCCTGCTGCTGGACGAGGCCACCAGCGCCCTCGACGCTGAGAGCGAGCAGCTGGTTCAGCAGGCCCTGGCCACGGCCATGGAAGGCCGCACCACCCTCGTCATCGCCCACCGCCTGGCCACCGTGCTCAAGGCCGACCGCATCGTGGTGATGGAGGAAGGTCGCGTCGTCGAACAGGGCGCGCACGCGGAGCTGTTCGCCAAGGGCGGCCTCTATGCGCGTCTGGCGCGTCTCCAGTTTGGGGTCGAGGCGGCTTAG
- the rpmE gene encoding 50S ribosomal protein L31, whose translation MKQDIHPDYHFITVTLTDGSSYKTRSTYGKEGANLALDIDPRTHPAWTGGNAQLMDRGGRVSRFNAKFAGFTGKKA comes from the coding sequence ATGAAACAAGACATTCACCCCGACTACCACTTCATCACCGTCACCCTGACCGACGGTTCGAGCTACAAGACCCGCTCGACCTACGGCAAGGAAGGCGCGAATCTGGCGCTCGACATCGATCCGCGCACCCATCCGGCGTGGACCGGCGGCAACGCCCAGCTGATGGACCGCGGCGGTCGCGTTTCGCGCTTCAACGCCAAGTTCGCCGGCTTCACCGGCAAGAAGGCCTAA
- a CDS encoding YcgN family cysteine cluster protein, translating into MTPRKPFWQTKTLAEMTVPEWESLCDGCGLCCLVRFEDEDTGEIIPTRVHCQLFDERLCRCKDYPNRKKTVPDCIKLTPYNIEDLEWMPRSCAYRRLHEGKDLPLWHPLVTGDPESTHKAGISIRNQTVSELSFKDAEDAMDFVATDLMRDRGDDLYEPEEE; encoded by the coding sequence ATGACGCCACGCAAACCTTTCTGGCAGACGAAGACGCTCGCCGAAATGACCGTCCCCGAGTGGGAGAGCCTATGCGACGGCTGCGGCCTTTGCTGCCTGGTTCGCTTCGAAGACGAAGATACCGGCGAAATCATCCCCACGCGGGTGCACTGCCAGCTGTTCGACGAGCGGCTATGCCGCTGCAAGGACTATCCGAACCGCAAGAAGACGGTGCCCGACTGCATCAAGCTGACGCCGTACAATATCGAGGACCTGGAGTGGATGCCGCGCTCCTGCGCCTATCGGCGACTGCACGAGGGCAAGGACCTCCCGCTTTGGCATCCGCTGGTGACCGGCGATCCGGAGAGCACGCACAAGGCGGGGATCTCCATCCGCAACCAGACGGTGTCGGAACTCAGCTTCAAGGACGCCGAGGATGCGATGGACTTTGTCGCGACCGATCTGATGCGCGATCGCGGGGACGATCTCTACGAGCCGGAAGAGGAATAG
- a CDS encoding PBP1A family penicillin-binding protein, whose protein sequence is MNDWTLPPYKFDDGKSPGEPPKPGQASMGDGASQDPWTPQDHDPFRLSDNAAPPPSPEPPPEEPFRADLKHAAAKKTSRKWGWIWGTLLVGLLLAVLTAAGGAAYVWFKYLQDTPPLPSREALFAVNRAPGIRFEDRSGQVIATRGPRYGQRITLGSVPNYVPMAFLAAEDRRFYEHGAIDVQGIARAAWINYRAGKTRQGASTLTQQLAKGLFLTPDRVVKRKLQEMLLAYRLEQILTKDEILELYLNRIYFGAGTYGIDGASQTYFGKPASQLTLSEAALLASLPKAPSRLALTRDMERALARSRLILANMRKEGWITAEQQSQALDDTPRLSPMALQDEGDYGWVLDYATAEAVRIAGQNAPDLVVRLTIDPVLQSEGAEVVRQTMAIETTRSGASQAALLSLSADGAIRAMVGGTDYSESPFNRAVQAKRQPGSTFKPFVYAAAVEKGVLPTDIRVDEPVKFGTWSPENYSGGYRGPMTVEQALVTSINTVAVKLGQEAGGAAIGDLVRRFGITSLPPTPDLSVALGSYEVNLLQLTSGFQVFQQGGIRIEPYVIESISTQGGEQIFQHQPPQAERSVYDVAHASIMVKMMKKVVTQGTAQRAAFGRPVAGKTGTSQNWRDAWFVGFTPDYVTGVWVGNDDEKPMNKVVGGDIPASIWRRFMMTAHQTLAVRDFEWLLPDPAPQSEPDPRNGFYETLSAEFSRAASELEAPPPVAPAPTPPAQDNLPY, encoded by the coding sequence GTGAACGACTGGACGCTGCCGCCCTACAAGTTCGACGACGGGAAGAGCCCCGGAGAGCCGCCGAAGCCTGGTCAGGCCTCGATGGGCGACGGCGCTTCGCAAGATCCCTGGACGCCGCAGGACCATGATCCGTTCCGCCTGTCGGACAATGCCGCGCCGCCTCCCTCGCCGGAGCCGCCGCCCGAGGAGCCCTTCCGCGCGGATCTCAAGCACGCCGCAGCCAAGAAGACGTCCCGGAAATGGGGATGGATCTGGGGAACGCTGCTGGTCGGCCTCCTGCTGGCCGTTCTGACCGCCGCGGGCGGCGCGGCCTATGTCTGGTTCAAGTATCTGCAGGACACCCCGCCCCTGCCCTCGCGCGAGGCCCTGTTCGCGGTCAACCGCGCGCCCGGCATCCGCTTCGAAGACCGCAGCGGCCAGGTCATCGCTACACGCGGTCCGCGCTATGGTCAGCGCATCACCCTGGGCTCGGTGCCCAACTACGTGCCGATGGCGTTCCTGGCGGCCGAGGACCGGCGGTTCTATGAGCACGGGGCCATCGACGTACAGGGCATCGCGCGGGCGGCCTGGATCAACTACCGCGCCGGGAAGACCCGGCAGGGCGCCTCGACCCTGACGCAGCAACTGGCCAAGGGGCTGTTCCTGACCCCCGACCGGGTCGTGAAGCGCAAGCTTCAGGAGATGCTGCTGGCTTACCGGCTGGAGCAGATCCTCACCAAGGACGAGATCCTCGAGCTCTATCTCAACCGCATCTATTTCGGCGCGGGCACCTATGGGATCGACGGCGCGTCGCAGACCTATTTCGGCAAGCCGGCCAGCCAGCTCACCCTGTCGGAAGCCGCTCTGCTGGCCAGCCTGCCCAAGGCGCCGTCGCGCCTGGCCCTGACCCGCGACATGGAGCGCGCCCTGGCCCGCTCGCGCCTGATCCTGGCGAATATGCGCAAGGAAGGCTGGATCACCGCCGAGCAGCAGAGCCAGGCCCTCGACGACACGCCCCGCCTGTCGCCGATGGCGCTGCAGGACGAGGGCGACTACGGCTGGGTGCTCGACTACGCCACCGCCGAGGCGGTCAGGATCGCCGGCCAGAACGCGCCGGACCTGGTGGTGCGCCTGACGATCGACCCGGTGCTGCAAAGCGAAGGCGCCGAGGTCGTGCGCCAGACGATGGCGATCGAGACCACGCGCTCGGGCGCCAGCCAGGCGGCGCTGTTGTCGCTGTCGGCCGACGGCGCGATCCGCGCCATGGTCGGCGGGACGGACTATTCGGAAAGCCCGTTCAACCGCGCTGTCCAGGCCAAGCGACAGCCCGGTTCGACCTTCAAGCCGTTCGTCTACGCCGCCGCCGTCGAGAAGGGCGTGCTGCCGACCGACATCCGGGTGGACGAGCCCGTAAAGTTCGGAACCTGGTCGCCGGAGAACTACAGCGGCGGCTATCGCGGCCCCATGACCGTCGAACAGGCGCTGGTCACCTCGATCAACACCGTCGCCGTGAAGCTGGGCCAGGAAGCCGGCGGCGCGGCGATCGGCGATCTTGTCCGCCGCTTCGGGATCACCAGCCTGCCGCCGACGCCCGACCTGTCTGTGGCGCTGGGCTCCTACGAGGTGAACCTGCTGCAGCTGACCTCGGGCTTCCAGGTGTTCCAACAGGGTGGGATCCGGATCGAGCCCTATGTGATCGAATCGATCAGCACCCAGGGCGGCGAGCAAATCTTCCAGCATCAGCCGCCGCAGGCCGAGCGTAGCGTCTATGACGTGGCGCACGCCAGCATCATGGTGAAGATGATGAAGAAGGTCGTCACCCAGGGCACCGCGCAGCGCGCCGCCTTCGGGCGGCCCGTCGCGGGCAAGACCGGCACCAGTCAGAACTGGCGCGACGCCTGGTTCGTCGGCTTCACGCCCGACTATGTGACCGGCGTCTGGGTCGGCAACGACGACGAAAAGCCGATGAACAAGGTGGTGGGCGGCGACATTCCCGCCAGCATCTGGCGTCGCTTCATGATGACCGCGCATCAGACCCTGGCGGTCCGCGACTTCGAGTGGCTGCTGCCCGACCCGGCGCCCCAGAGCGAACCGGACCCGCGCAACGGCTTCTACGAGACCCTGTCGGCCGAGTTCTCCCGCGCCGCCTCGGAGCTGGAAGCGCCCCCGCCCGTCGCGCCCGCGCCAACCCCGCCGGCTCAGGACAATCTACCCTACTAG
- a CDS encoding aspartate/glutamate racemase family protein, which yields MSEQALIGLIGGMSWESSAQYYRLINEAVRDRLGGVASARTLMWSFDFAAIEALQHAGRWPELSRRLADAARALEAGGADFLVLCTNTMHREADAIEAAVHIPLLHIADPTGEAVRAAGFSTVGLLGTAFTMEHDFYRGRLEKKHGLTVLTPDADDRAVVHRIIYEELVAGRVLDASREAYRAVIARLAQRGAQAIILGCTEIMLLVSQADSPVPVFDTTTLHAMAAVDRALSPVS from the coding sequence ATGAGCGAACAGGCCCTGATCGGACTGATCGGCGGGATGAGCTGGGAAAGCTCGGCCCAATATTATCGGCTGATCAACGAGGCGGTGCGCGATCGTCTGGGCGGCGTGGCGTCGGCGCGGACCCTGATGTGGTCGTTCGACTTCGCCGCGATCGAGGCGCTGCAGCACGCGGGGCGCTGGCCTGAACTGTCGCGACGCCTGGCCGACGCAGCGCGGGCTCTGGAGGCGGGGGGCGCGGACTTTCTGGTGCTGTGCACCAACACCATGCATCGCGAGGCCGACGCGATCGAGGCGGCGGTTCACATCCCGCTGCTGCACATCGCCGACCCAACGGGCGAGGCGGTCCGCGCGGCGGGGTTTTCCACCGTGGGGCTACTGGGCACGGCCTTCACCATGGAGCACGACTTCTATCGCGGGCGGCTGGAGAAGAAGCACGGCCTGACGGTGCTGACGCCTGACGCCGACGACCGCGCCGTCGTGCATCGGATCATCTACGAGGAGCTGGTGGCCGGTCGCGTGCTGGACGCCTCGCGTGAGGCCTACCGGGCGGTGATCGCGCGGCTGGCGCAGCGGGGCGCGCAGGCGATCATCCTGGGCTGCACCGAGATCATGCTGCTGGTCTCGCAGGCCGACAGCCCGGTTCCGGTGTTCGACACCACGACTCTGCACGCGATGGCGGCGGTCGACCGGGCGCTGAGCCCGGTCAGCTAG
- a CDS encoding ABC transporter permease, producing MLAVLSVEVRKLNRSLAALLAIAAPTLIAIFLFFNLLRGKKAPPWEMGLQMSGVVWAFFMLPMSVTALTALVAQMEHAPRSWDHLRALPVARWKLYAAKAICVVALVAAMSVLNLLLSWGAVVLAGTIKPAVMPTGAPDLAKHALLLVKVLAAATLMIAIQLWTALRFASFVPALALGIGGTFFSVVATSAKQGVFFPWQMPVNMLARDAWRIETALALGGGLGLIALIAAILHLSRREVL from the coding sequence ATGCTCGCCGTTCTGTCCGTCGAAGTCCGTAAGCTCAACCGCTCGCTGGCGGCCCTGCTGGCCATCGCCGCGCCGACGCTGATCGCCATCTTCCTGTTCTTCAATCTACTACGCGGCAAGAAGGCGCCGCCGTGGGAGATGGGCCTACAGATGTCGGGCGTGGTTTGGGCGTTCTTCATGCTGCCGATGAGCGTGACGGCCCTGACCGCCCTGGTCGCGCAGATGGAGCACGCCCCGCGCAGTTGGGATCACCTGCGCGCCCTGCCCGTGGCGCGCTGGAAACTCTACGCCGCCAAGGCCATTTGTGTCGTCGCGCTCGTGGCCGCCATGAGCGTGCTGAACCTGCTCCTCTCCTGGGGCGCGGTCGTCCTGGCGGGGACGATCAAGCCAGCGGTCATGCCGACGGGAGCGCCGGACCTGGCCAAGCATGCGCTGTTGCTCGTCAAGGTCCTGGCGGCGGCCACGCTGATGATCGCCATCCAGCTGTGGACCGCCTTGCGGTTCGCCAGCTTCGTGCCGGCGCTGGCGCTGGGCATCGGCGGGACCTTCTTCTCCGTGGTCGCGACCTCGGCCAAGCAGGGTGTGTTCTTCCCCTGGCAGATGCCCGTCAACATGTTGGCGCGCGACGCCTGGCGGATCGAGACGGCGCTGGCGCTCGGCGGCGGCCTTGGGCTGATCGCCTTGATCGCGGCGATCCTCCATCTGTCGCGGCGAGAGGTTCTTTAG
- a CDS encoding ABC transporter ATP-binding protein, with product MSAAIETRGLSRRFGARLAVEDLSMTVPERAVYGFLGRNGAGKTTTLRMILGLIRPNAGAVRVNGIDVARDRIGAARQVGALLEAHGFYGNLTGRENLGLTATLLGLRKAEIDRVLEVVEMSADADRKVGGYSLGMRQRLGLARAMLGAPPILVLDEPTNGLDPDGIADMRRFLRSLSERTGATVLLSSHLLGEIEQTATHVGVVHDGRLVLEGELSRLKADLAPEILLRTGDDARAVQALLAAGHSPVAFEGGLSVALRPGQDLDQAAAELVRVLVAGGAPVFAVGPKPRSLEDIYRGVAASRSSQPEAA from the coding sequence ATGTCCGCCGCTATCGAGACCCGAGGCCTATCCCGTCGTTTCGGCGCGCGCCTCGCGGTCGAAGACCTGTCGATGACCGTGCCCGAGCGGGCGGTTTACGGTTTCCTGGGCCGCAACGGCGCGGGCAAGACCACGACCCTGAGAATGATCCTGGGTCTGATCCGGCCCAACGCAGGGGCGGTGAGGGTCAACGGGATCGACGTCGCCCGCGACCGCATCGGCGCGGCTCGGCAGGTCGGTGCGCTGCTGGAGGCGCATGGCTTCTATGGCAATCTGACGGGCCGCGAGAACCTGGGCCTCACCGCCACGCTCCTTGGCCTGCGCAAAGCCGAGATCGACCGCGTGCTGGAGGTCGTGGAGATGAGCGCCGACGCGGACCGTAAGGTGGGCGGCTACTCGCTGGGCATGCGCCAGCGCCTGGGCCTGGCGCGCGCCATGCTGGGCGCGCCGCCGATCCTGGTGCTGGACGAGCCGACCAACGGCCTGGACCCTGACGGCATCGCCGACATGCGCCGGTTCCTGAGAAGCCTGTCCGAGCGGACCGGCGCGACCGTGCTGCTGTCCAGCCACCTGTTGGGCGAGATCGAGCAGACCGCGACCCATGTCGGGGTGGTCCATGACGGGCGGCTAGTCCTGGAAGGGGAGCTGTCACGACTGAAGGCTGATCTGGCGCCCGAGATCCTGCTGCGGACGGGCGATGACGCGCGCGCCGTTCAGGCGCTGCTGGCTGCCGGCCATTCGCCGGTCGCCTTCGAGGGCGGACTGTCGGTGGCGTTGCGCCCTGGCCAGGACCTCGACCAAGCGGCCGCCGAACTGGTTCGCGTGCTCGTTGCAGGCGGCGCGCCGGTGTTCGCCGTGGGGCCCAAGCCGCGCTCTCTGGAAGACATCTATCGCGGCGTGGCCGCATCCCGTTCGTCGCAACCCGAGGCCGCCTGA